Below is a window of Camelina sativa cultivar DH55 chromosome 11, Cs, whole genome shotgun sequence DNA.
NNNNNNNNNNNNNNNNNNNNNNNNNNNNNNNNNNNNNNNNNNNNNNNNNNNNNNNNNNNNNNNNNNNNNNNNNNNNNNNNNNNNNNNNNNNNNNNNNNNNNNNNNNNNNNNNNNNNNNNNNNNNNNNNNNNNNNNNNNNNNNNNNNNNNNNNNNNNNNNNNNNNNNNNNNNNNNNNNNNNNNNNNNNNNNNNNNNNNNNNNNNNNNNNNNNNNNNNNNNNNNNNNNNNNNNNNNNNNNNNNNNNNNNNNNNNNNNNNNNNNNNNNNNNNNNNNNNNNNNNNNNNNNNNNNNNNNNNNNNNNNNNNNNNNNNNNNNNNNNNNNNNNNNNNNNNNNNNNNNNNNNNNNNNNNNNNNNNNNNNNNNNNNNNNNNNNNNNNNNNNNNNNNNNNNNNNNNNNNNNNNNNNNNNNNNNNNNNNNNNNNNNNNNNNNNNNNNNNNNNNNNNNNNNNNNNNNNNNNNNNNNNNNNNNNNNNNNNNNNNNNNNNNNNNNNNNNNNNNNNNNNNNNNNNNNNNNNNNNNNNNNNNNNNNNNNNNNNNNNNNNNNNNNNNNNNNNNNNNNNNNNNNNNNNNNNNNNNNNNNNNNNNNNNNNNNNNNNNNNNNNNNNNNNNNNNNNNNNNNNNNNNNNNNNNNNNNNNNNNNNNNNNNNNNNNNNNNNNNNNNNNNNNNNNNNNNNNNNNNNNNNNNNNNNNNNNNNNNNNNNNNNNNNNNNNNNNNNNNNNNNNNNNNNNNNNNNNNNNNNNNNNNNNNNNNNNNNNNNNNNNNNNNNNNNNNNNNNNNNNNNNNNNNNNNNNNNNNNNNNNNNNNNNNNNNNNNNNNNNNNNNNNNNNNNNNNNNNNNNNNNNNNNNNNNNNNNNNNNNNNNNNNNNNNNNNNNNNNNNNNNNNNNNNNNNNNNNNNNNNNNNNNNNNNNATGTAGAGAGATTGAGTTGCAAGGACTGAATCAATTGGGGGATTTGGTCGGGAGAGTAGTGATCAGAGATTGGATACTTCAATACATCCACATAATTCTTCTTCGGActcgtcgtcgtcttcctcCTCTTGTTCGGATTCTCGTCCTTGAGGAACTCAGAGAGACTAACCCGTTTTTTGCTTCTCAAGGAATCGTTTAGCCGACTGTACCTCATAGCCATGTTTCTcactttctctttctcgtttGGAAACGTTTTTAGGTCTCCTTTAGGTCCGTAATAGATGACACAGACATCAATTTGACACAAAAAGCTGTTCTGCTTTCCTAAACACGGTTTCAAGTCTATTGCTCAAAGCGACGAGTGggtaaggagaagaagaggaagaaggtaAAGATCTCATCTTTTGTCGATTGCGGAGACAAACTTTGGCTTtcgtgaaaacaaaaaaaagatgatgatgaagaagacgtatgaaagaaggaagaaaactaTGTGAAATATTTATAGAGATAATATTGGTCACTAGCTAGGGTTAAGAAAaatacgtttttattttttttcactctctTTCGCTCATAGaggtaagaaaaaaagatcGCGTAAAGATTCGATTTCCATATTTTTCCATAGATTTTACGCAATTAGCCGTTAAGGGTTTtgataaaaaggaaatattaccttttttttctttttcacgcTCTCTTCATTAATTAATGATATCTATTTCGATTCTCATATCTTGCATTAGATTGCGTTAGCcgttgaaaattttgattacagaaaaggaaaatatatactGTGAGAAAATCTCATGTAATTCCTCAATTCGTTTAAGCTTATGATATctatttctcattattataaTTTGGATAGCATTTGCTCTGAGAATTCCGATTGACGCCAAATTTGGAGACTTTAGTAGAAAACGGTTAGACCTTTAAAGCTTGTTGACGAGTGTCGTCCGAGTGGTGTGGTGCGAGATTGTGAGAACTGGGAAGAAGGAATCAATATAataaaccgaactaaaccgaatCATATTGAAACAtcgaaattgaaatttttttattcaatctGTACCGATTTTTCTTTATATCCTTTATCAACTGAACCGGATTAATTTTCGGTATTATTAATCATAGCCATTAGCCAGTGGTTTGTTGGCTAATCTAAACCGGTTAAGAATGAATGAACATGTCGTAATAATTAGTTTAGATTatttttcaaagaaaagaataaagcTAAGCCCCTTTTTGCAAACGCTTGTTTTTTAAAGTCACTCACTCTCTCTGTCTTCTTCCCCAATTGATTCCCCATTGACCAGAGAGCAGAGTCAGTTGCAAGAGCTTACTTACTTCATCACTTCCGCTGTCAgacaaattatattaatttttttaaaacccacaAAATATCTAcgaaaatggaagaagaagagaagacgaagaagaagcaacaacacAACAAGTCTTCTCAATCTACAAAACCTCCGCTTCAATCTCGTTCACCACTCAACCTCGTAGAGATGTCTTCAAGATCATCGCTTCACTCATTACCACAAACGACGGTTGACTCACCTCCTGATTCGCCCACTGTGTCTTCAATCCCCGACAGCCATGGATCTTCGCCTCACACGATTGTTCCCACTCCTTCCGTAGCTTCCGTCGCGGCTAAGACAGAGACTCCTTTTAGGGTTACGAACGGAGATCTTGTTGAGGAGGACCAGAAGCTTGGTGAGAGTAGGAGACAGCTGAGGCCGCCgagcttctcttcttctactcCGCGTGAATCGAAATGGGCTAGTTTGGTTAGGAAAGCTTTGCTTGGATTTAGGGTTACTGCGTTTGTTTCGTGTCTCGTTTCGTTTTCGGTTATGGTTGCTGATAGAGATAAAGGATGGGCTCGTGATTCTTTCTACAACTACAAAGAGTTCAGGTTAAAGCTTCAAACTTTTTAGTATCTGAAGATGTTTTGGAGGAGCTTTAGCTGTCAAATAGTTACCTAGAAACTCTATGTTAGTACCAGTTTCTAAGCTCAAAAGTGTTTCTTGCTAGATGTCTTTAATCTCATTGGTCTACTTACTCTGTGAAGTTGCTAATGAAGTTTTccaaggtttgatttttatcgGAGTGTCAAGTATAATTTGGCTAGATGACTCTGATTTGGTTTAGTCACTGTGTGGAATTTGAAGCTTTCTCTTGAAATTACCCATAGACTGATAGAAGTCGTTTAAGCTTATGAAGTTATCCAGGGATAAGAGGTAGGTTTAGGTTTGATGTTGTATAGTTTTTGCTAGATTTGGTTTAAACATTGTATCAAATTTGAAGCTTTCTCCTGAAGTTAGCCGGTTAAGCTAATAAAGTTATCCACTGACAAGTAAATAAGACTAAGTttaggttttgattttcatttgaGGTCAGATATATTTGACTAGATTACTCTGATTTGGTTTAAATCACTATGTGAAATTCGAAGCTTTCTGATGAAATTAGCCTCGGAAGTCGTTTAGAGCTAATGTAGTTATCTAATGACATGTTCTAGCTAAAGTATAACAGTTTCTCTTTGGCTTACTTTTTAAACTGCTAAAATTTCCTGTATATGTTTTCTCAAGAGTTGATTTATTCTTGCGGTTTTCTTTGCATTTTGGGTTGCAGGTTCTGTTTGGCTGCGAATGTGATTGGTTTTGTCTACTCAGGTTTTATGATATGTGATCTTGTATACCTACTATCTACTAGCATCCGGAGATCACGACATAACCTGCGGCATTTCTTGGAATTTGGTCTTGATCAAGTATGTTCCTTCTGCCCCTCTTTGATTGGAAAACTCTCTGCtttttaaatcaatcaaatgGTTAACCAAAGCCTGAAACTTGATGCTATAGAACTAGCGAGAAGGTGAGGCTGGTGTTTTTTTAGTAAATCTCAATGCTCACAGTATCGTCTTTAAGTAAACACCAGCCTGAAACCTTATCTTTCCCCTTCATAAGAACTTTACCAAAGATACTGTGATATTTCAAAGAGTAAAAAACATCTCAAGATGCTTGAAGTCTCAAAGTATATAACCAAAGATGTGACTGGTTCCATCATTTGAGCTAATTGTATCTGATTCATGTACATACTTCAGTATTCGTCTCTGTGTAGTGACATATCATTGATGTAACCGCTCCAGTGATCCATTAAAGTTTAGTGCGCTTAGGCTTAGAATCCCTTGAATTTGAATTCAACTCTATTCCCGTTACATTGTTAAGAGTTTAAAGTGATTTTTCGATGTTGCCAGATGCTAGCATATCTTCTTGCATCGGCTTCGACTTCAGCTTCGATCCGTGTAGACGATTGGCAATCAAACTGGGGAGCAGACAAGTTCCCAGACTTAGCTAGAGCATCTGTCGCACTGTCTTACGTCTCCTTTGTCGCATTCGCCTTCTGCTCCTTGGCCTCCGGTTATGCTCTCTGTGCACTCCGGTCCATCTAAACTAAAAAAAGCGCAAGCTCGAGAGAAAGAGTCTCATTTCCTTGACTCTTGAAAGTTGCATCCTTGACCCTAAACTCTCTAAAGTCTAAACGATGTGGAGGGTCCAGTttctgatttttaaaagaaactttTCAATTTTATGGTGGATTGGGCGATGTTCCATCTTGTAAAAGATGGTGTGGATGCTCGTTTacatcacttatatataaaaagcaaTATGATGACATCTTCTcgttgaatttttgttttagtgcGAACACAATTTGTCGTTAGATGCTTAcatttaagataaataaaccaAGCTTGAGTGAATATGTAACTGAAACGATGGTTGATAGTCTCTAGCCAATGTTCCATCTTGTAAACGATGTTAcatttaagataaataaacGATGTTCCATCTTGTAAAAGATGGTTGACATGTTACTTTGCTTCTGATTTTGTATACTAAAACATTTAACCAAAGGTTGCACTTGTTGTAAAAACgattttttcgaataaattttacattttattcaaaaaaaaaaaaaagaatatgtaacTGAAGCGACAAGACAACGCAGTTCCTTGCCTCCTCTGTTCTGCAACTAACGATCTACACACTTTGACATGAGCGAAATGGGAGGAAGCATGGCGACAATCCGAAACCTGCTCTCCGCCTTACTCAGCTCATTGATAAACACATGAGGGACCAAGTTCTAGCAATTGGTCTCAAGGGAGATAGGCGCTACGACTCTGGCCTCCTTCATTGGTTAAGcactagattttgattttaaaatttttcaaacaaaatttaactTAAACTCTCAACAGTATGAAGCACTTGTTGTAAAACAgtatttttacttttgaatataatttaacattatttcagaaaaaaaaaaaaaacaacaataatacaAGAATGCAaaatttgatgattttgcagtCTTGCATCTAGCGTTACCTAAATTTTTATTGCAAACCTCTGATGTAAAAGTATGTGGCTAAAACTAATATCTAATAAAaacattcaaaagaaaaaaaaattggcaactAATCTCAAAGTAAAAAGGTTAATGTTAAGCCACATAATTATTTTCTATGAAAATGAGGAGTAGTGCCAACTGCCAACTAATCTCAAAAGTATGTACTACTTTAAGATTAAACCATCAAGATATAAAGTGACCAAACACATATTGACATATAGGAAACAAAGAAGTTCACCAATTAGTATTACTTTAAAAAGGCGTACAAATGCGGTCATTTCTATCTCATTAATTACCAACATAATCACTAATCAAGACCATTTTTATTCGATtttaattatagtatataattcCTTGCATCCATTTTATTTTCGTAGATGATCAAGCACCGTATATAACTTTAATGCTTCAAGAAACCGAGTCCAAGCACCAACAGTAGTAGTCTGAACGTGAAAGATCGAGCAATTCCTCCGGAGACATCCTCTCTAGCTCATTCTGCCTCCAGGCACCGTAATTGTTGCGGTTCTGCGGGTCTGAGGCTAGTGGATAAGCCTCGATCCTGTGTTTCTGATACCGCATTCTTGTGTATAGCCTCATGGTCGCGACGCAATCCTCATAAGGATCTTGTATTCCCACATGAATATCATACCTTTACAAGGTCAAGAAAAATGGAAATTACTATTAAAGGTAATTATTTCAgatcttaaaaatttaaactataaagaaaaaccaaacctcTATGTCctgaaaaattaatttaaatcgtAAATCTTTAATATTAACCATTAAAACCTAGCCAAAATAGTGTAATTcattagttttaatataaaaaatcagctattatttacaaaagtaataaactatttttttttgtatgaatgtaaaatttattcataaaaagaGTTTGTTTACATCAAGTGCAACAGTTCAGATTTAAAGTTCATGGACCTctttaggaaaaaataaatacactAGACTTTTCAGTTTTGGTTATAAAAGTATTTTAATTAGGATAAACTTTTGGTTATGCATGAATCAATGATATAAAATATGAGGTAGAGAGTAGAGACagataaatcaaactttgataTGGACGAGATATTCCTAAGATTATCATCGCTTGATTTTATTCGAatttttaagaaactttttaaGCTATACGCATGTCGTATACGTCGATCAAAAACACTTATAATGATGTCAAAAGTATCCATCGGATACCTCCTTTACGAGCTTAGTAGCTCGTAGTTGTTGCGTCCGAACATCATCACATACGaggttttttattattatttacaaaNNNNNNNNNNNNNNNNNNNNNNNNNNNNNNNNNNNNNNNNNNNNNNNNNNNNNNNNNNNNNNNNNNNNNNNNNNNNNNNNNNNNNNNNNNNNNNNNNNNNNNNNNNNNNNNNNNNNNNNNNNNNNNNNNNNNNNNNNNNNNNNNNNNNNNNNNNNNNNNNNNNNNNNNNNNNNNNNNNNNNNNNNNNNNNNNNNNNNNNNNNNNNNNNNNNNNNNNNNNNNNNNNNNNNNNNNNNNNNNNNNNNNNNNNNNNNNNNNNNNNNNNNNNNNNNNNNNNNNNNNNNNNNNNNNNNNNNNNNNNNNNNNNNNNNNNNNNNNNNNNNNNNNNNNNNNNNNNNNNNNNNNNNNNNNNNNNNNNNNNNNNNNNNNNNNNNNNNNNNNNNNNNNNNNNNNNNNNNNNNNNNNNNNNNNNNNNNNNNNNNNNNNNNNNNNNNNNNNNNNNNNNNNNNNNNNNNNNNNNNNNNNNNNNNNNNNNNNNNNNNNNNNNNNNNNNNNNNNNNNNNNNNNAGGATAAACTTTTGGTTATGCATGAATCAATGATATAAAATATGAGGTAGAGAGTAGAGACagataaatcaaactttgataTGGACGAGATATTCCTAAGATTATCATCGCTTGATTTTATTCGAatttttaagaaactttttaaGCTATACGCATGTCGTATACGTCGATCAAAAACACTTATAATGATGTCAAAAGTATCCATCGGATACCTCCTTTACGAGCTTAGTAGCTCGTAGTTGTTGC
It encodes the following:
- the LOC104724382 gene encoding CASP-like protein 4A1, with protein sequence MEEEEKTKKKQQHNKSSQSTKPPLQSRSPLNLVEMSSRSSLHSLPQTTVDSPPDSPTVSSIPDSHGSSPHTIVPTPSVASVAAKTETPFRVTNGDLVEEDQKLGESRRQLRPPSFSSSTPRESKWASLVRKALLGFRVTAFVSCLVSFSVMVADRDKGWARDSFYNYKEFRFCLAANVIGFVYSGFMICDLVYLLSTSIRRSRHNLRHFLEFGLDQMLAYLLASASTSASIRVDDWQSNWGADKFPDLARASVALSYVSFVAFAFCSLASGYALCALRSI